In the Ranitomeya imitator isolate aRanImi1 chromosome 2, aRanImi1.pri, whole genome shotgun sequence genome, ATAAACACGGCAATAACGCATATTTTATACAGTGTTTTTTCCTGCCATTACATCAAGATTTGCAGTAGAATTTTCTGctgcaaatcctgaatgtgtgaaaattgccttagtccctgtcctgtgtcctctACCCCCATACATCCATTATAAGTCTGCATTCAAGACAGAAGCAAACCTGGGAAACAGTTGTGAGTAGCAACATCACTaatatcacctaacatcacagctgcaccaaagaaaAGCAGCTCCATAAACCACATTAATGGTGAGTTAATTAAATCTTTGGCCAAATATAGCAGGATAGTTTTCAAGTTGATAGTTTTGTCCAGCCCCCGAATAATGACATAcggtaaatatccaaatggccttggcagaaaaaaggttcccacCCCTGATATAACTGGTAATGATTGGTGACAGACAAAGTAAATCGTGGACCATTGAAGAAGATGAATTGAACAGAGAAGTGAAAAATTTAAACCGCGCAACCTAGTGGCCTAACGTCATAATCCAATTCACTCGAATGTGAAATGCCCTAGATGGGGCAGAGGATGCACATTTAATGGGCATATTTTGGGAATGTAGGTGTTTGGGTTCGTATTGGACAAATACCTTGTCTCAGGTACAAAGATACAGATATTTCGGGGTGCAACTTCAGGCAGACCGTAAGATATGTGTGTTGAGGTATTTGGAAAATTCAAAGGATTTTCAATCCTCGTTAGCTATTGGATTATGACGAATACTATACCAAGCTCGCAAATTCATTGCATCGCATTGGTTGAATGCTCAGTCTTTGTCAATCAATTAATTAATAAATAGAATAAATGATAACATATGTTTGGAAAAGGGGCTATATAGAAAGAGAAAAGCAACAAAGAAATTTTGATAAAATATGGGGACCCTGGCTGAATGTTCCAGGCCTACCGTCTGGTGCATTGATGAGAGATAGGTAATTATGTAATTATGTAACTAGGTTGTTCTGGTTATGTGGGGGTGGAGAGATATTGGTTTATAGTTTTATAGTTATTAATAAATAAGAGATAAAGGTGTTTATATAACTGGATAGTGCTTGCATTTAATGGATAACAATACTGTGATGGCCTATCATGTAATTATAAACATGTTATTGTTAATTGACTGACTTATAATATTGTTATACATTTTCTCTTATCAATAAAAAAgatctgatttaaaaaaatgtataaactATATAATATTGATATGATTTCAATGTAGCATTATTGGAAAATAATTAAGTTATTTTTATTCTTGACAGATGAATGTACCAGGAACTCAGAGGTACTTTCAGATTTCGCAACAGATGATCATGGTATTACACCAGCTACATATGAAGAACATGCCATTATCTCATATATACCTCAATCCCTTCTCAGAAAAAGACTTTCATCCAACCATTTTGAACAGGTCCTTTCTTCTGTTTCATCAATGACCGATAAGCAAAACAAAAGTCATAGAAGGACTAATGAATCTGAACGAGCTCTTAAAGAGGAGAAactattttcatgctcagaatgtgggaaatgttttaataggAAATTGAATCTCGTaagacatcagaaaattcacacaggagagaatccattttcatgttcagaatgtgggaaatgttttaataggAAATTGAATCTCataagacatcagagaattcacacaggggagaagccattttcatgttcagaatgtgggaaatgttttaacaggaaatTGAATCTCATTACACATCAGAGaatccatacaggggagaaggaatttttatgttcagaatgtgggaaatgttttattgggAAATCAAATCTTATCAGACATCAGAGTATTCACACacaggagaagccatattcatgctcagaatgtgggaaatgttttactgacAAATCACATCTTATTGAACatcatagaattcacacaggggagaagccattttcatgttcagaatgtgggaaatgttttacaaagaaATCAACTCTTCTtgtacatcagagaagtcacacaggggagaagccattttcatgttcagaatgtgagaaacgcTTTACAGTGAAAGCATCTCTTGTTAGTCATCAAAGGACGCACACAGGGAAgtagcaatttttctttttttatcattttttgaaaACGTAAGAAAAAATGCAAGTTTTAATAAATTCACACATTTACAAGAAAAATCAATAACTATTTTGAGCATTCTAAGATTATTAGAAAATGTATTCAATTACCAATGATTGTTATTGAAAACAATTAGTATTCATATAATACACCTATGTATGAATCATATATATAGATGTCACAAGGCTTTTCTCAAACATATCCAACTGTCATGGTGGTGTCAGGGTCTGTGAGTTCCACTGATTCAGACACTCCTTTTTATGACTGCATAGATAGCTATGATCAGCACAGAGTGACTTCTAGAGCTGCAGCTTATAGGCAGGTTAGAATGTGTTAAATCTTCGCTGGATTGAGCTTGTTGATTGCATGTGGTCACATACTGTGAGACAACCATTCGTATCTGATTTTTCCCTATTTAAGCTGGATCCACTGTTCAGGTAATACCAGCAAAAAGTTCTCTATCCTGGTCAGGAGAGTTGGACACATCCTGGTTATTTCTAAAGTTGTTGCAAGCGGTGTTTGGTTAACCCTTTCCTTTTCATCAAGTTATCTTAATTTTTTTTGTTGCCTCTTTGGCTATACACTTTCTATTCTTCTTTGTATTTCCCTGAGAGAGTGTTGTGTGATTGTCCTTCCAATTCTGCCCTGTCTGTCTTGCTGTCTTGTCTTGTATTTCCCCATACACTGCACAGACTAGTGCTGATTAGGAGCATAGGAAGGAACGAGGCCCAGGCACCTCCACCTTCAGGGGTAATCCTGGGACAGGGATAGCCAGGGACCCCTTGCCTGAAGGTCAATATAGGTGCACATCTATTATCCCACAGTCACATCGTGACAATTGGTGTATAAAATATTTAACATTTATATAAATGAGATGTCTGTTGCCGCTCTCTTCTGTTTGATGTGACATCAGCATTAGAAAGATGTTGCTATAGATCATAACAGTTGCCATCCAACAGCTAGCTCCTCTGTTAACAACTTAACAACCATTAAAACAGCGACCATTTAGGGTCCTTATTTCTAATATTAAAACGGCGGTGATAAATAAGTAACGCACCAAGTGGGGTAAAGATCCTACATGGGTGACAGATGTATATGACATCTGCATCTGACATCCGAtttacctgttaaatgctgctgtcaatcacaacCGCAGCTTTTAAGTGGTTAAAAGGTAATTAAAACACATATAATATGTAAAGATGTAATTAAAACACACAGAAACTCACACACACATCACGAAAACCCTTTTTGCCACTAAAAATGCAGCCTTTGTGTTACAGCAAAAGAACCTTCATAATTGGTATCGCCAGATCTGGAGTGACCAGAACTATAAAACTGTCTTGTTATTTATTCCGTACGACAAAAACAGTGTAACAAAAAACATGTCAGAAATGTACCGTAGTTTCTTCATCATACTGACAGACAAAAGATAAAGGTCTTATCCAACTCTCCAGGTACAGTAGATGAATGCAATTCCTCCGGCAGTGCACGGAAATGAAGCCTGTGCAGGGTGAAGACAATTCAAAGGGAAGATACATCCAGCAACAGGTTGGGGGAAAAATTCAGTTAAAAATAGCAAGTTTAttgaaaaagtgttaaaaaatatcCATATAATAAAAGTGCAGTGTCACAGAGAAGTGCACAAACTGAAGCGTTTCGAACTATGCGTAGTATAGTCATAGTATGGCATGATTCCCTGACATAGTGTTGTTTTATGTAGTAAAACCTAGAGGAAATGACATAGATAGTTCATTATTCGTTAAAGAAACTGTACATTTTTTGTCAAATATTTATTGTGCGAAGTGTGGTTATGCTGTGGACCTGAGAGGAAGTGTTTGAGCTGAGCTCTGTACATCTGATACAATATCCTGGAGAAGATCCACTCACTGGGGTCTCAAAAACTATTCTAAGCATCCTGAGTGATCGGGGAAATGGTGGAGCTGTGAGAAGATATTGGGCATCCCTCAGGGGAGAGTTTGAACTGGTGAAGCAGCAAGTGGGAAAAGTTGCATCGGCCATCTTTGTGCTTGTGCTCAATGCAGCTCCGAGGAGAAGAATGTATCCTCCCACAGTTATACAGCTGCATGAAGATCTGCCGAACACAAACCTGAGCCCTCACTTGCTTTGATTCTCTCTGGACTGGTGGAGGCCCCCTGGGTCCTTGAATCATTGGCTGTCCGAGCTTGAGGTCTACTGCGGACTTTTGGAAGGTAAAGGAGGTAGGACGGATTTCCAGGAGCTGTCTGAGGCTGGGGTCTCCCAGCCTGAATTATAAATTGGTTGTCCCAGCAGGGAGTACTCCACTTATCTCCGTTTTCTGACTGGGCGCGCTCCTGCACTGTCGCACTCACAGGTCTGTTCTGCCTGTACAAATGTCACTCCTGGCAGCTCTCCCTCCCCTAATTCTTCAGTTACTTGAGAGGGAGACCCCTCACCCGACATAGCCCCTCCTCCAGCTTCACTTATAACCTGGCTGAACTGactgcattttattattattaaacatttttatagcgccatttattccatggcgctttacatgtgaaaaagggggcaaatatagacaaataataatacaataaacatgagcaaagaacaaggcactaacaggtacagaaggagggaggaccctgcccgcgagggctcacagtctgcaggggatggggagGATACACTagcagagggtagagctggttatgtggcggttcagtaggttgaggatcactgcaggctgtaggcttgtcggaagaggtgagtcttcaggttctttttgaaggtttctttgGTTGGCGACAGTCttttatgcggttgtgggaagaaaagATAAGAGGGGAGTGGAGAAGCAGATCTTGCGAGGATCGaatgttgcatgtaggtaagtaccgtgaGACCATGTCaccgatgtatggaggagactggttgtggatggctttgtatgtcatagtaagggttttgaactggagtctctggacgataggaagccagtgaagggcttggcataggggagaggctggggaatgtcGGCGAGACAGGTACATTAGTCGGGcaccagagtgtaggatggattggagtggtgtcagagtgctagatgggaggccagagagtaggaggttgcagtagtcaaggtgggagattatAAGGgtctgcactagtgtttttgtggtttcgtggtcaaggaatggtcgggaaatatttttgagtttgagaaggcaggaggaggcaagggcttggatatgtggcttgaaagagagggcagagtcgaggatcacctcgAGGCAccaagcatgcgggactggggaaagtgagcagccattgacattgatggataggtctggtggaggggtagagtgagatggggaaagatgatgaattgtgttttgtccatgttcagttttagaaagtgagcagaaaagaaggccgagatagcagacagacagtgtgggattttggtgagtaaggaggtgaggtcaggtctggataggtagatctgcatgtcattggcatagagatgatactgcaaaccatgggattctatgagctgtcctagatggagatggagaagagtaggggtcctagcactgagccttgaggaacaccgacagacaaggggcgaggtgaggaggttgtgtgggagagggagacactgaatgttctgtCTGTTAGatgtgacaagatccaggatagggccaagtctgtgatgccaagagatgagagaatctataGCAGgatggagtggtccacagtgtcaaaggcagaagacaggtccaggagaaggaggacagagcagtgtaggtcattggtgacttttgtcagggcagtttcagttgagtgatggggtcggaagccagattgtaaccggtcaaagagggagcaggaggagaggtggggggacagttcaagatggacatgctgttccagtagttttgaggcataagggagaagagatattggactagacacagaggatgggtcggggggagggctttttgaggatgggtgtgatcttggcatgcttgaaggatgaggggaagacaccagttgtgagtgagaggttgaagaggtgtgttagggttgagatgaagactagcgaggttagggatgaggtgggacgggagcggatcaagcgtgcaagtggtgaggtgtgatcttgacaggagggtgtagagctgatctgtcatggtggagaagctggttttggaggaacagggttgagcagctaagaggggcattgggggatacgggccaaagctttctctgatcatatcaatcttctgtttaaagaaagaggcaaaggccAGGGCTGtcgattgtacgagttttgctatgcatgaggggggcgGCCGaagcgagtgttgctgttattgtggtgttataaaaagtggcagcagcatctgtgccatgaagggaagctatgaaaGAGGAGTGATTGCAAATTGAGGTGTTTCTGCGAGAGTGAGGGAGTTTGTGGGGTGagggttgcgcactaggagaggagagggaagagaatgtcagtaggttgtggtcagacagggggaggggtgagttagtgagattattgAGGGAACAGAAGTAGGTAAATATAAGGtttagtgtgtgaccatctttgtgagtggccgcagaagaccattgtttagaggcagctgaggtggaagtgtcaatggggatatagaagtcacccatgatgatagtggggatgtcagcagagaggaaatgaagtagctaggtggtgaagtggtcgagaaaagaggagatggcttctcacacccctcgccccagcaccaAACATGGAGGAGTTTACTTGCTCCTGTCCggcacctgctcctttaccccaattccactaccccCTCTGCTACTCtcccctcatttgaggtgcactccgtccgcatctattccccctccaacttccagctggctgtcatttaccgtccCCAGAACTAGCCAAGAATTAGAAAGAGGCACGGCGTGAGGGCCGCATGATAAAGAGGAACAGGATAGAAAAATTAAGAAAGCGAGAACTGTATGGGAATACACCAGAAGAAAAGGAACACTTTAGCTGACtttatgttccgctgctgtcatctggtgggttGAGAAGTCTTGGCCAATCCAAGCCTTGTTCATttggataagagtcagcctgtcagcatttacagttgacaggtggatgcacctatcagttattatgcacctggtggcactaaaaaccagcacctccaaggcatagagggacaagttcatgccacatgtccagcttggatacccaatagttgcaCAACACAGAGAAATCACGAAGGATGCGGGTTGGATCAGCTAGGTATTCCTTCATCGTCAAAACCTTTCTCTCCTTGTCAGAGTACACTGCATATCAGGGCATGATAAACTGCTCCAGACCTTTAATAGTCTTCCCCTGTCTTTGTTAGACCTAGAGTATGTCTTCCTCATCTGTACTCCTTGGCTGTCCAAGGAACTAtgacctctgccgccagtgttGTCAGGCGGGAATTTTTGTACTAATTGTTCACCTAGGGTCTTCTGGTATGGCATCATTTTACTAAGCCTTTCCGCCACAGtaaggagagatggaaagttctccttaTAGTGTGGGTCAAGAAGGATGAACAACCAGTAatcagtgttggccaaaatgcatacagttgtgtgaaaagtgttttccccttcttgatttcctattGTTTGCgtgcttgtcacacttaaatgtttcagatcaccaaacagaattaaatattagacaaatataactcaagaaaacacaaaatgcagtttttaaattaaggtctttgctataaagggaaaaaaatccaaactttcaaggctctgtgtaaaaaaaaactacaatcaagcatttgtgataactggcagtgagtcttttacaatgctctggaggaattttggcccattcatctttgcagaattgtttcaATTCAGCCACACTGGAAGTTTTCCAAGAATGaaacacctttttaaggtcatgccacagcatctcaatcagattaaggtcaggactttgactaggccactccaaagtcttaattttgtttttcttaagttaTTTAgatgtggacttgctggtgtgttttgcatTTTTGTCCTGCTGCGTAACCCAAATGtaattcagcttgaggtcatgaacttatgtccagacattctccttcaagattttttgacagacagcagaattcatggtttcatTTATTACAGCAAGTGTTCCAGGTCCTGACACAGCAAAACAGcttcagaccatcacactaccaccaccatattttactattggtatgatgttccttttctgaaatgctgtgttacatcTACACCAGATGTATTGGGtcgtacaccttccaaaaagttcaacttttgtatcGTCAGTCAAGACAGTATTCTCCCCAAagttttggggatcatcaagatgttttctggcaaaactgagacgagcctttatgttcttattgctcagcagttgtTTTTGTCTTGAAACTCTGCCATGCAAGCCATATttacccagtctctttcttatggtggagtcacgtacactgaccttaactgaggcaggtGAGGCCTGAAGTTCTTTGGAtgctgttgtggggtcttttgtgatctCTAGGATGAGTCATTGCTGCGCTCTCTGGGTAATTTTGGTGAGCAGGCACTCCTTGAAAAATTCAATACTGTTCAacatttttgccatttgtggataatggctctcactctgGTTTGCtggagctttagaaatggctttataaccttttccaggctgatagatctcaattacattgtttctcattttttccagaatttctttggatcgcggcatgagGTCTGGTCTTTGAGGAGCTTTTGGTCTACTTAATTTTGTCAggtaggtcctatttaagtgatttcttgattgagaacaggtgtggcagtaatcaggcctgggtgtggcaagGAAATTTGAACttggcttcccaaagatgtgataaaccacagttaatttatattttccattaataataaacaccttaatttaaaaactgcattttgtgtttacttatcttacatttgtctaatatttaaatttgtttggtgatctgaatcatttaaatgtgacaaacatacaaaataataggaaatcaggaaaggccaaaaacacttttttacacaactATATAATGCAAAGGTCACTGGAAACATAGCGGGACATAAAATCACCCATGTGTGCCAAACtcccaacaggcaagacttccctgtTCCCACCAAGAGGACGACTCTCCAACTCCTCAGCTCATGCACGCTGAACAGATGGAATTAAGCTGGTATGAGTAGTACCCTCTGTAGCGCAGGCAACGATCTCTTGTACCTCCTCTTTATTATCATCCAATCAGTGCAGGGAAGATGAGATGAGGCCGGGTTGGGCAGTATCACCTTGTCTttgttcctccatctccacctggtccgcatgcaaagcctctttcattgtgagcagtgcATCATCGCAATTCACCATCTTGGTTGATTTCTCAAAGTTTTTTATAACCTCACAGATGTCAAACATCCATGCCCACTCGTCAGttcttatgtgcggaggctgaccggaATAACAAcaggcatgttggagctggtattcaactactgccctctgatggggtgtttccactgtttaggaacattaggTACTTCGCAAAtaagacatggtgtccgctatcccagataattttgcactccaaaagtcgaATGGTGTGCCTTCCTTCCGCaacctgccgtgcacctaaacagtaatTTTTCACCAAATA is a window encoding:
- the LOC138667027 gene encoding oocyte zinc finger protein XlCOF7.1-like isoform X1 — translated: MWCAALQVERHLLPIQVPTISDPLSGDLLYKRILRSDPTRMDRDRDKMAERILHLTLEILFRLTGEDYTVVKKTSSEHCQDPVSEEWGRPLSPITGPPPHPLIHEDINDQKILELIYKMIELLTGEVPIRCQDVTVYFSMEEWEYLEGHKDLYEDVMMEVPQPLTSPVPCSKRTTPERCPRPLIPQDWKQENPIVPQDHQGEDLPHSNTTETYVRGDERCKEEIPTDNRTDECTRNSEVLSDFATDDHGITPATYEEHAIISYIPQSLLRKRLSSNHFEQVLSSVSSMTDKQNKSHRRTNESERALKEEKLFSCSECGKCFNRKLNLVRHQKIHTGENPFSCSECGKCFNRKLNLIRHQRIHTGEKPFSCSECGKCFNRKLNLITHQRIHTGEKEFLCSECGKCFIGKSNLIRHQSIHTQEKPYSCSECGKCFTDKSHLIEHHRIHTGEKPFSCSECGKCFTKKSTLLVHQRSHTGEKPFSCSECEKRFTVKASLVSHQRTHTGK
- the LOC138667027 gene encoding oocyte zinc finger protein XlCOF7.1-like isoform X2; this encodes MWCAALQVEVPTISDPLSGDLLYKRILRSDPTRMDRDRDKMAERILHLTLEILFRLTGEDYTVVKKTSSEHCQDPVSEEWGRPLSPITGPPPHPLIHEDINDQKILELIYKMIELLTGEVPIRCQDVTVYFSMEEWEYLEGHKDLYEDVMMEVPQPLTSPVPCSKRTTPERCPRPLIPQDWKQENPIVPQDHQGEDLPHSNTTETYVRGDERCKEEIPTDNRTDECTRNSEVLSDFATDDHGITPATYEEHAIISYIPQSLLRKRLSSNHFEQVLSSVSSMTDKQNKSHRRTNESERALKEEKLFSCSECGKCFNRKLNLVRHQKIHTGENPFSCSECGKCFNRKLNLIRHQRIHTGEKPFSCSECGKCFNRKLNLITHQRIHTGEKEFLCSECGKCFIGKSNLIRHQSIHTQEKPYSCSECGKCFTDKSHLIEHHRIHTGEKPFSCSECGKCFTKKSTLLVHQRSHTGEKPFSCSECEKRFTVKASLVSHQRTHTGK